The Armatimonadota bacterium genome window below encodes:
- a CDS encoding ABC transporter ATP-binding protein has protein sequence MSFAIEVNDLYVQYKTKKGEKLDAVQGLTFEVKQGEIVGFLGPNGAGKSSTLKSLMGFVEAKSGQARVFGETAGTPAARKRIGYLPEVAMYYPFLTPMETLTMYGELQGMKGKLLRNEIEDLLEVVGIAQAKNKLNRSMSKGMLQRVGIAQSLLGNPELLVLDEVTSGLDPVGRKELRNLLKSRQEQGTTLFFSSHELAEVDMLCDRILLIHKGKFVEERDMSELKATLRNFYVTYRGDVSMLGLTEAWNENTDGSKTARFEAKDCLVQAITRLQDKGGQILDVVSQEGSLEDYFIDTVEAAA, from the coding sequence ATGAGTTTTGCGATCGAGGTGAACGACCTTTACGTTCAATATAAGACGAAAAAAGGTGAGAAGCTGGACGCCGTCCAGGGTCTGACTTTTGAAGTCAAACAAGGCGAGATTGTCGGTTTCTTGGGGCCGAATGGTGCTGGCAAGTCCTCCACACTCAAATCCTTAATGGGATTTGTTGAAGCCAAATCCGGTCAAGCGAGAGTATTCGGCGAAACCGCTGGCACTCCAGCAGCCCGAAAAAGAATCGGCTACCTTCCCGAAGTTGCAATGTACTATCCGTTCCTGACTCCGATGGAAACGCTGACGATGTACGGCGAGCTCCAGGGAATGAAGGGCAAACTCCTGAGAAACGAAATCGAAGACTTACTCGAGGTCGTCGGCATCGCACAAGCCAAGAACAAACTGAATCGAAGCATGAGTAAAGGGATGCTGCAGCGAGTCGGTATCGCACAGTCTCTCCTCGGCAACCCCGAATTGCTTGTACTCGATGAAGTCACCAGTGGCCTCGACCCGGTCGGCAGAAAAGAGCTGCGAAATCTTCTGAAGAGCCGACAAGAGCAGGGAACGACCCTCTTCTTTAGCAGTCATGAACTCGCCGAAGTCGACATGCTCTGCGACCGAATCCTGCTGATCCACAAAGGCAAGTTTGTCGAAGAGCGTGATATGAGCGAACTCAAGGCGACACTACGCAATTTCTATGTCACCTATCGAGGTGATGTGTCCATGCTTGGGCTAACGGAAGCTTGGAACGAAAACACCGACGGCAGCAAAACCGCTCGTTTTGAAGCCAAAGACTGCCTGGTTCAAGCAATCACTCGATTGCAAGACAAGGGCGGCCAGATTCTCGACGTCGTGAGCCAAGAAGGCTCCCTGGAAGACTATTTCATCGATACCGTGGAGGCAGCAGCATGA
- a CDS encoding S8 family serine peptidase, whose translation MNRLSFVPATLLVLGLASVGLGQTPQMSKTAPNEIIVRTRGGQAPSILKIALGATETIIDRRLGLSKLTISKSSVRDGISLLARSRDVVYAEPRYIPELDHVPNDPQYPNQYGHKMVKSEQAWDLFKGRSTMVVAVLDTGLRTTHEDIVGRIAPGGFDFGDNDADVTDTDGHGSHCIGIVGANTNNGKGVASVAYNTRILPMKVFGSNPSGDPVVQGIMAAADRGAKIISMSFGTYTFPQAWQDAVNYAWGKGCLLFATAGNDNINMKRYPGACDNVITMGSTDQNDQKSGFSNWGDWVKLAAPGTQIRSFGIASDTSYVDLSGTSMACPFAASVGALVWGRNPFLTNSQVRDILLTTADPVGSWLKGGRVNALKAVNAAAPLVDFSSTTLLNQVGVVGTVTEGTIVNGFGSISAAAASTNVTDAGRFILRSRDSNSLGSVASIESIVRVSAPLSAIRSAKVEIVSNAPLPVTSFTYVYNYSTGKFELIGSTGNAGIEKGQSLSLDMTRLGQFVNSSGHVRLLVRSVSPQRAGTGSWNIEFNRISVTGGFDPNMVP comes from the coding sequence ATGAATCGTCTTAGCTTTGTCCCCGCAACGTTACTCGTCCTTGGTCTCGCTTCGGTGGGCCTCGGCCAAACCCCCCAAATGTCCAAAACCGCACCGAACGAGATTATCGTTCGCACACGTGGCGGCCAGGCTCCCTCGATTCTAAAAATTGCTTTAGGCGCAACCGAGACGATCATTGACCGGCGACTCGGTCTGTCAAAGCTCACAATCTCCAAGTCGAGTGTTCGAGACGGAATTTCGCTGCTCGCTCGTTCGCGCGACGTGGTGTACGCGGAACCACGATACATCCCGGAACTCGACCACGTGCCGAACGACCCTCAGTATCCAAATCAATACGGACACAAGATGGTCAAGTCGGAGCAAGCTTGGGATCTCTTCAAAGGTCGCTCAACGATGGTTGTGGCTGTGCTAGATACTGGACTGCGAACCACCCACGAAGACATCGTTGGCAGGATTGCACCAGGTGGATTTGATTTCGGTGATAACGACGCCGACGTGACCGATACCGACGGACACGGAAGCCACTGTATTGGAATTGTCGGAGCGAATACGAATAACGGAAAAGGCGTTGCAAGCGTTGCATACAACACTCGAATTCTTCCGATGAAGGTATTCGGCAGTAACCCTAGCGGCGACCCAGTTGTGCAAGGCATCATGGCGGCGGCAGATCGAGGCGCAAAGATCATCTCCATGTCGTTTGGCACCTACACCTTCCCGCAGGCTTGGCAGGATGCTGTGAACTACGCTTGGGGCAAAGGTTGCCTTCTGTTTGCAACCGCTGGTAACGACAACATCAATATGAAGCGCTATCCGGGCGCATGCGACAATGTCATCACGATGGGTTCGACTGATCAGAATGATCAGAAGTCTGGCTTCTCCAACTGGGGAGACTGGGTCAAACTTGCTGCACCCGGAACTCAAATTCGGTCGTTCGGCATTGCCTCGGACACAAGCTATGTTGACCTCAGTGGAACCTCAATGGCCTGCCCGTTCGCCGCAAGTGTTGGGGCATTGGTTTGGGGTCGGAATCCTTTCCTCACCAACTCACAAGTTCGTGACATTCTGCTGACCACCGCCGACCCCGTCGGATCGTGGCTCAAAGGTGGACGAGTAAATGCGCTCAAGGCTGTAAACGCGGCGGCTCCGCTCGTTGATTTCAGCTCAACGACGCTGCTGAACCAAGTCGGCGTTGTCGGAACCGTAACTGAGGGAACGATTGTCAATGGCTTCGGTTCGATCAGTGCCGCTGCAGCTTCGACGAATGTCACGGACGCTGGTCGATTCATTCTGCGGTCGCGAGACTCCAACTCGCTCGGCTCAGTTGCCAGTATCGAATCCATTGTGAGAGTGTCTGCTCCGCTGTCTGCGATTCGTTCGGCAAAGGTGGAAATCGTGAGCAATGCGCCACTCCCGGTGACTTCTTTCACCTACGTATATAACTACTCAACCGGCAAATTCGAACTGATTGGATCGACAGGCAACGCTGGTATCGAGAAAGGTCAAAGCCTATCGCTGGACATGACGCGCCTTGGACAGTTCGTGAACAGCTCAGGACACGTCCGCCTCCTCGTTCGCTCCGTCAGCCCTCAGCGGGCTGGAACAGGCTCATGGAACATCGAGTTCAATCGAATTTCAGTGACGGGTGGCTTCGATCCTAACATGGTTCCCTAG
- a CDS encoding S8 family serine peptidase codes for MKFKVAVAASLAGFLCASSFAQTYAPDRIIVRTRNGVIPPLARMALKATETRFMPDMGISILTIGAGTVEDGIAILRRSQNVIYAEKDLKAELFHVPNDPLYSQQYGHKQVRDEAAWDIFKGNPKMVVAVLDTGLIMNHEDIVGRIAPGGYDYSDNDSDPSDSDGHGSHCGGIVAANTNNGIGVASSAYNARLLPLKVFPNSFATTVAAGIRGAADKGAKILSLSLGFPSESQVMQDAINYAWGKGCLVIAAAGNAGNTVKNYPAAAQNVIAVAATNPSDTRASFSTYGDWVHVAAPGEDVMSFGISSNSSYVKNSGTSMACPFVASVAALVWGRNPALTNAQVRDIIFSTCDNVGPFVIKGRVNAHKAVLKAVPLTDYSSTSLLSRVGVVGGVTEGTNVNQFSSDFAAAASTNATDAGRFIIRSTFLSRLGGVASLDTIVRVTTPLAAIKSARVELVSNAPAPASTFVFAYNYATAAFDQVGIIGNSGTERTSTIALDVNTLGRYLNSSGHVRLLVRSVSPVRAGQNPWNIEFNRVSVTGGYDSTLIP; via the coding sequence ATGAAGTTCAAAGTTGCAGTCGCAGCAAGTCTAGCAGGATTCCTGTGTGCAAGTTCATTTGCACAGACTTACGCGCCAGATCGGATCATCGTCCGGACACGTAATGGCGTCATTCCACCCTTGGCCAGAATGGCTCTGAAGGCGACAGAGACCAGGTTTATGCCTGACATGGGGATCTCGATCCTTACGATCGGTGCCGGAACCGTCGAAGACGGAATCGCGATTCTTCGACGCTCGCAGAATGTCATCTACGCGGAAAAGGATCTCAAAGCGGAACTCTTCCACGTTCCAAACGATCCGCTCTACAGCCAACAGTACGGTCACAAGCAAGTCAGAGATGAAGCCGCCTGGGATATCTTTAAAGGTAACCCGAAGATGGTGGTAGCTGTCTTGGACACTGGTCTGATTATGAACCACGAGGACATCGTGGGACGAATCGCTCCGGGCGGATACGATTACTCTGACAACGACTCAGACCCTAGCGACTCCGATGGTCACGGATCACACTGCGGCGGCATCGTTGCCGCAAACACGAACAACGGAATTGGTGTTGCGAGTTCGGCATACAACGCCCGACTTCTGCCACTCAAAGTGTTCCCGAACTCCTTTGCGACGACAGTAGCAGCGGGCATTCGAGGCGCAGCTGATAAAGGAGCCAAGATTCTCTCGCTCTCCCTAGGATTTCCTTCCGAAAGCCAGGTGATGCAAGACGCCATCAACTATGCGTGGGGCAAGGGATGCCTAGTCATTGCTGCAGCTGGAAACGCTGGCAACACGGTGAAAAACTATCCAGCCGCTGCACAGAATGTAATCGCAGTCGCGGCAACTAATCCTTCCGACACCAGGGCAAGTTTCTCCACATACGGAGACTGGGTGCACGTGGCCGCGCCTGGAGAGGACGTTATGTCTTTCGGCATCAGCTCCAATTCGTCTTATGTTAAGAACAGTGGAACCTCGATGGCGTGTCCATTTGTCGCAAGCGTAGCTGCACTTGTCTGGGGTCGAAACCCTGCACTGACCAACGCTCAGGTGAGGGACATCATCTTTAGTACCTGCGATAACGTCGGACCGTTTGTCATCAAGGGTCGCGTCAATGCTCACAAAGCTGTGCTGAAAGCTGTGCCGCTCACCGACTACTCGTCGACTTCACTGCTATCGAGAGTCGGCGTCGTGGGAGGCGTGACTGAAGGAACTAACGTTAACCAATTCAGCTCCGACTTTGCAGCCGCAGCTTCAACGAATGCGACGGACGCAGGACGATTCATCATCCGGTCGACGTTCCTAAGTCGGTTGGGTGGAGTCGCTTCACTCGATACGATTGTTAGAGTAACCACACCTCTTGCGGCGATCAAGAGCGCACGCGTCGAGCTCGTGAGCAACGCGCCGGCTCCAGCGAGCACCTTTGTGTTTGCATACAATTACGCAACCGCTGCATTCGATCAAGTCGGGATTATCGGGAACTCCGGTACGGAGCGAACATCCACGATAGCGCTTGATGTAAACACCCTTGGTCGCTACTTGAACAGCTCGGGGCACGTCCGATTGCTCGTCCGATCGGTAAGCCCAGTGAGGGCGGGTCAGAATCCTTGGAACATTGAGTTCAACAGGGTCTCGGTAACAGGTGGGTACGACTCCACACTGATCCCTTAA
- the sucC gene encoding ADP-forming succinate--CoA ligase subunit beta encodes MKLHEYQSKDLLAKYGVPVAAGDVTSDPAEVKAIAEKLGGNVVVKAQVLMGGRGKAGGVKLFTNANEASVFAKELIGKRLISIQNPDGMVVEKVLVTETIDIAQEYYLSVLLDRSLQRNVVMISKEGGMEIEEVAEHNPDAIVKLVVDPAWGLSDFEVRAAVKKANIPKEAAGQMVQMIKKLVKVYEENDADMIEINPCALDANGKLIAADAKVSIDDNALFRHPGYNETSSDSADHPIEAEAMRRGIAYVNLGGEIGIMANGAGLTMQSLDEINAAGGRPANFLDVGGGANAERVKTCVELIMMDPNVKGLLINIFGGITKVDEVAKGVLTAFGEMNVSIPVVARIEGTNVEEGRKILEGSQVIPAATVQEAAKMIVELAHA; translated from the coding sequence ATGAAGCTCCACGAGTATCAATCGAAGGACTTGTTGGCAAAGTACGGGGTTCCCGTTGCCGCCGGAGATGTCACCTCCGATCCCGCCGAAGTGAAGGCCATCGCCGAAAAGCTCGGCGGAAACGTCGTTGTCAAGGCGCAGGTTTTGATGGGCGGCCGCGGGAAGGCAGGAGGCGTCAAGCTTTTCACGAACGCCAACGAAGCTTCGGTATTCGCCAAGGAACTGATCGGCAAGCGATTGATCAGCATCCAAAACCCAGACGGGATGGTTGTCGAGAAGGTCCTCGTCACGGAGACCATCGATATTGCTCAGGAGTACTACCTCTCCGTTCTTCTTGACCGTTCGCTACAGCGTAACGTGGTGATGATCTCCAAAGAAGGCGGGATGGAGATTGAAGAAGTTGCCGAGCACAATCCAGATGCCATCGTGAAGCTCGTGGTCGATCCTGCTTGGGGACTGTCAGACTTCGAAGTTCGAGCCGCAGTCAAGAAGGCAAACATCCCGAAAGAAGCCGCTGGACAGATGGTTCAGATGATCAAGAAGCTCGTCAAAGTTTACGAAGAGAACGATGCGGATATGATCGAGATCAATCCGTGCGCGCTAGACGCTAACGGCAAGCTGATCGCGGCAGATGCCAAGGTTTCCATCGACGACAACGCCCTGTTCCGACACCCTGGTTACAACGAAACCTCTTCGGATTCCGCCGATCACCCTATCGAAGCCGAAGCAATGCGACGCGGGATCGCCTATGTCAATCTTGGCGGAGAGATCGGAATCATGGCAAACGGCGCTGGACTGACGATGCAGTCCCTCGATGAAATCAATGCCGCTGGCGGTCGACCGGCTAACTTCCTCGACGTCGGAGGCGGAGCAAACGCCGAGCGCGTTAAGACCTGCGTCGAACTCATCATGATGGATCCAAACGTCAAAGGGCTCTTGATCAATATATTCGGCGGAATCACAAAGGTTGACGAAGTCGCAAAGGGCGTTCTCACTGCGTTCGGTGAGATGAACGTATCAATTCCGGTTGTTGCTCGTATCGAAGGCACCAATGTCGAAGAGGGGCGAAAGATTCTTGAAGGTTCACAAGTCATCCCAGCGGCTACTGTGCAAGAAGCCGCGAAGATGATCGTCGAACTTGCTCACGCTTAA
- a CDS encoding OmpA family protein: MASLIDLVKGHFTDDLVERLGPFLGVDGEKANKIADAVIPALLGAVTQRAGDGDILDLIKTFVGDGFDFGKIWNPAGGLVSLVEQGHPIVSTLFGDRAKESVAAVAKAAGTTDHEARKALNLTAPALLGTLASSLGGGVTTAGLAGLLEASKDSIADKAGSLGLPFDVKAGIAALAGLAGASAVAAAGTQDGEAPAPQVKKTPKRITVGDTDQVKEAVVASVAATPSVTPAPPAPVAEITPEEDHKIAAVTGQVPVVTSPAAKGSMFGVAAILGFGLIGTVLLMKGCDAVPAGVPPVTEETHSGAATPEVKVSEPKIEEPAMPPAPTDEASKTGDIKVELDGGVQLDAAANGIEYKLVEFIKSDKPVDKETWFSFDRLYFDTAKASLKPESQKQLQNIVEVMKAFPNVKLKIGGYTDNQGADDFNMKLSTERAKTTYEKLTTMGVAADRLAYEGYGKAHPVADNATEAGREKNRRIDVRVTAK, translated from the coding sequence ATGGCGAGTTTAATTGATTTGGTCAAAGGGCATTTCACCGACGATTTGGTTGAGCGACTGGGACCTTTCCTGGGAGTTGACGGGGAAAAAGCGAACAAGATTGCAGATGCGGTTATCCCCGCACTGCTTGGCGCAGTCACCCAGAGAGCCGGGGATGGCGATATTCTGGATCTGATCAAGACATTTGTAGGAGATGGGTTTGACTTTGGGAAGATTTGGAACCCAGCGGGTGGGTTAGTAAGCCTGGTTGAACAGGGTCATCCGATTGTTAGCACCTTGTTTGGTGACCGAGCGAAGGAGTCGGTTGCGGCGGTAGCCAAGGCGGCGGGGACGACAGATCATGAGGCACGAAAGGCCCTCAACCTTACTGCACCGGCCCTGTTGGGAACTTTGGCTTCCTCCCTGGGTGGAGGAGTCACGACAGCCGGACTCGCTGGCCTACTGGAGGCGAGTAAAGATTCCATCGCCGACAAGGCGGGATCGTTGGGCCTACCTTTCGATGTTAAGGCTGGAATTGCGGCTCTTGCGGGTCTAGCAGGCGCGTCGGCGGTGGCCGCAGCGGGAACTCAGGACGGCGAGGCCCCAGCTCCTCAAGTCAAGAAGACGCCAAAGCGGATAACAGTCGGTGATACCGATCAAGTGAAGGAAGCGGTTGTCGCTTCGGTTGCCGCTACACCGAGCGTAACTCCTGCTCCTCCTGCCCCGGTGGCGGAAATCACTCCAGAAGAAGACCATAAAATCGCAGCCGTGACTGGGCAAGTCCCGGTCGTTACTTCTCCTGCGGCGAAAGGAAGCATGTTCGGCGTGGCTGCGATCCTCGGCTTTGGCCTCATCGGAACTGTTCTACTCATGAAGGGCTGTGATGCCGTACCCGCCGGAGTACCCCCTGTCACGGAGGAAACTCACTCGGGTGCTGCCACCCCAGAGGTGAAGGTTTCGGAGCCGAAAATCGAGGAACCTGCCATGCCACCGGCTCCCACTGATGAAGCTTCAAAGACGGGCGACATTAAAGTCGAGTTGGACGGCGGAGTTCAGCTTGACGCAGCGGCCAACGGAATTGAATACAAGCTCGTGGAGTTTATCAAGTCGGATAAACCTGTCGATAAAGAAACCTGGTTCAGCTTTGATCGGCTCTATTTTGATACGGCCAAAGCTTCGCTCAAGCCCGAATCGCAGAAGCAACTCCAGAACATTGTCGAAGTCATGAAAGCGTTTCCCAATGTCAAGCTTAAGATTGGCGGCTACACCGACAACCAGGGAGCAGATGACTTCAACATGAAGTTGTCAACGGAGCGAGCGAAGACAACGTACGAAAAGCTGACGACGATGGGAGTTGCGGCGGATCGCCTAGCCTATGAAGGCTATGGAAAGGCTCATCCGGTTGCTGATAACGCCACCGAAGCAGGGCGCGAGAAGAACCGGCGAATCGACGTTCGAGTCACGGCAAAGTAG
- the rpsJ gene encoding 30S ribosomal protein S10 produces MAGIRVRIRLRSYDHRSIDTSAEKIVETAKRTGARVKGPVPLPTHLRRFCVIRGPHIDKESMEHFELRTHNRLIDIIEPNNKTIDALMRLDLPSGVDIEIKM; encoded by the coding sequence ATGGCAGGAATTCGAGTCCGAATCAGACTGCGTTCGTACGACCACCGGTCGATCGACACCAGCGCAGAGAAAATTGTAGAAACCGCGAAGCGCACAGGCGCACGAGTCAAGGGTCCAGTGCCTCTCCCGACTCACCTCCGACGCTTCTGCGTCATCCGAGGGCCGCACATCGACAAGGAGTCGATGGAGCACTTCGAGCTTCGCACCCACAACCGCCTCATCGATATCATCGAGCCGAACAACAAGACGATCGACGCCCTTATGCGGCTCGACCTTCCGAGCGGCGTTGATATCGAAATCAAGATGTAG
- the leuB gene encoding 3-isopropylmalate dehydrogenase, whose translation MAFKVAVLPGDGIGPEVVAEAVKVVRAVSSDFEFEEALIGGIAYDQTGHPLPAKTLELCHKADAALMGAVGGPKWDNIQPTSLRPEVGALLALRSELNLYANVRPAKTMKALLTASPLKGDHGMIDLCVVRELTGGIYFGQPRERRENGTVAVDTCTYSRAEIERITLNAFDVARARRREVVSVDKANVLETSRLWREVVTDLAAKNPDVKVTHMLVDNCAMQLIRDPRQFDVILTENMFGDILSDEASMITGSLGLLPSASLSDPKGDLPFGLYEPVHGSAPDIAGQGRANPVATILSAAMMLQYTFKNLEAAKRIEDACNRVLESGLRTADIFEPGCQLVNTSKLGDAIAAAV comes from the coding sequence ATGGCGTTCAAAGTTGCGGTTTTGCCTGGTGATGGAATCGGACCCGAAGTTGTGGCTGAAGCGGTCAAGGTTGTCCGCGCAGTTTCATCGGACTTTGAGTTCGAAGAGGCTCTGATTGGGGGAATTGCTTACGATCAGACTGGACATCCACTGCCTGCGAAGACGCTCGAGCTTTGCCACAAAGCCGATGCAGCACTGATGGGTGCCGTTGGCGGTCCCAAGTGGGACAATATTCAGCCCACCTCCTTGCGCCCTGAAGTTGGAGCTTTGTTAGCTCTCCGGTCCGAGCTGAACCTTTACGCCAATGTGCGCCCCGCAAAGACGATGAAGGCGTTGCTCACTGCATCGCCGCTGAAGGGCGACCACGGGATGATCGACCTTTGCGTTGTGCGCGAGTTGACCGGTGGAATCTACTTTGGCCAGCCTCGCGAGAGACGCGAGAATGGGACCGTTGCGGTGGATACCTGCACTTATTCCAGAGCAGAAATTGAGCGAATCACGCTCAATGCCTTCGATGTTGCGAGGGCGCGGCGAAGGGAAGTTGTGAGCGTGGACAAGGCGAACGTTTTGGAAACATCGCGATTGTGGCGTGAAGTCGTCACCGATCTCGCGGCGAAGAATCCAGACGTAAAGGTCACGCACATGCTTGTCGACAACTGCGCCATGCAGTTGATCCGTGACCCACGGCAGTTTGACGTGATTCTCACCGAGAACATGTTTGGCGATATTCTGTCGGACGAAGCGTCCATGATCACCGGCTCGCTTGGCTTGCTCCCTTCGGCTTCTCTAAGCGATCCTAAAGGCGACCTTCCTTTCGGCCTGTACGAGCCTGTCCACGGCTCGGCTCCTGATATTGCTGGACAAGGAAGAGCGAATCCGGTGGCGACGATTTTGTCCGCGGCAATGATGTTGCAGTACACGTTCAAGAATCTTGAGGCAGCAAAGCGCATCGAAGATGCTTGTAACAGGGTTCTGGAGAGCGGCTTGCGAACTGCGGATATCTTTGAGCCAGGTTGCCAGTTGGTGAATACCAGCAAGCTCGGCGACGCGATTGCAGCGGCTGTGTAA
- a CDS encoding DUF4382 domain-containing protein, whose amino-acid sequence MKTRLIQNILALIALLGVLFATQGCGGGSATSGTGNFQLFITDDLHAGYSGVWVKVYKAQIKNSAGASTTLFDSAEGTTVNLRQLNDGASRFLLLAPGVLPDGTYNKIEFVLDKSVTLVATPSGTSSTGNFPARMDDSVAGRSKLEINLTPALVVPGATRVAIDFDLRNWTFAGGIVTPVLGVHPGTGLDDPARHERFEFKGLVRDLNGAAPTQSFVLGLRSGGSVSVVTDANTSIVGDGASALANGLKAEVYGDFNPTTKTVAARVIKLESQFENEAKAIGSPLNVVEASNSFDVKPKFTRGFAPQGEKVGVVTNPTTTRFRGNHGSTLTSAQFYSAVVAAGANAVIEVEGTYNSGSNTITAKSVHIENETELGGAEADGSTSLPNLDAGTFVVTVREHEGFTVPENGQVLVRVSAATRFKNTNGAEMNKPSFYEVLAGGSRTVEIEGIFRDGVFSAGKVELKSLGGGNN is encoded by the coding sequence ATGAAAACCAGACTCATTCAGAACATCTTGGCTTTGATCGCCCTACTTGGGGTGCTATTTGCAACCCAGGGGTGCGGCGGAGGCAGCGCAACATCCGGTACCGGAAACTTCCAGCTGTTCATCACCGATGATCTTCACGCTGGCTACAGCGGGGTCTGGGTGAAGGTCTACAAAGCCCAAATCAAGAATTCTGCTGGCGCCTCCACAACTCTATTTGACAGTGCGGAAGGCACGACCGTCAACTTGAGGCAGCTCAACGATGGAGCTTCTCGGTTCCTGTTGTTGGCTCCGGGCGTGTTGCCTGATGGCACGTACAACAAGATCGAGTTTGTGTTGGATAAGTCGGTTACGCTTGTCGCGACTCCTTCGGGAACCTCGTCAACTGGCAACTTCCCGGCGCGAATGGATGACTCCGTTGCTGGACGAAGCAAGTTGGAAATTAATCTCACTCCTGCCCTCGTGGTTCCCGGAGCGACTCGAGTCGCGATTGACTTTGACCTTCGCAACTGGACTTTCGCAGGTGGAATCGTAACTCCTGTTCTTGGCGTTCACCCCGGAACCGGGCTTGATGATCCGGCTCGACACGAGCGGTTTGAGTTTAAGGGCCTTGTCCGAGACTTGAATGGAGCGGCTCCAACGCAGTCGTTTGTTCTCGGACTACGCTCAGGTGGCTCGGTTAGCGTCGTGACAGATGCCAACACTTCGATCGTTGGTGACGGTGCTTCGGCACTTGCTAACGGACTGAAGGCGGAAGTCTATGGAGACTTCAACCCAACAACGAAGACGGTGGCCGCAAGGGTAATTAAGCTTGAGAGTCAGTTTGAGAATGAAGCCAAGGCGATCGGCTCTCCGTTGAACGTGGTTGAGGCGTCTAACTCATTTGATGTTAAGCCAAAATTCACTCGAGGTTTCGCTCCTCAGGGTGAGAAGGTTGGAGTGGTCACGAATCCGACGACGACTAGGTTCCGAGGCAATCATGGTTCTACTCTCACTTCCGCTCAGTTTTACTCGGCGGTGGTTGCGGCAGGAGCAAACGCTGTTATCGAAGTCGAAGGCACTTACAATTCAGGATCAAACACGATTACAGCCAAGAGTGTGCATATCGAGAACGAGACAGAATTGGGTGGAGCGGAGGCCGACGGAAGTACGTCGCTTCCTAACCTGGATGCTGGAACTTTTGTGGTTACGGTGCGGGAGCACGAAGGATTCACAGTTCCGGAGAACGGCCAGGTTCTAGTTCGCGTGAGTGCTGCAACGAGGTTCAAGAACACAAATGGGGCCGAGATGAACAAGCCCAGCTTCTACGAAGTCCTGGCTGGTGGAAGTCGAACGGTAGAGATTGAGGGCATTTTCCGAGATGGTGTATTCAGCGCTGGCAAAGTCGAACTGAAGTCGCTAGGCGGCGGAAACAACTAA
- a CDS encoding UbiA-like polyprenyltransferase: MATASTSELKGLSAFRAFLEMIKFEHSIFALPYALIGMMWATPGFPGWRVFLLILIAMVSCRTAAMTYNRIADCDIDARNERTARRAIPAGLLSLRTTNLYFFGSIVLFFIAAGLLNTVTLLLAPLAIFITVFYSRTKRFTWLCHFWLGMSLGVAPAAAWIAVTGKLAIVPILLFLTVTFWTAGFDIIYALQDEEFDKKNGLYSVPAKFGKVRALQISRGSHGASLFFLGLALSIYGVGFVGVLAGIFAAGMLIYEQSLVKPNDLSKVNMAFFTLNGCISVGVFLLLLVDHLVKR, translated from the coding sequence ATGGCAACCGCATCAACTTCTGAACTCAAAGGGCTCTCGGCGTTTCGGGCGTTCCTCGAGATGATCAAGTTTGAGCATTCGATATTCGCGTTGCCATATGCCCTGATAGGCATGATGTGGGCGACTCCTGGCTTTCCAGGGTGGCGAGTTTTCTTACTGATTCTTATTGCTATGGTGAGCTGCCGAACAGCAGCAATGACCTACAATCGAATTGCCGATTGCGATATTGACGCGAGAAACGAGCGAACCGCGAGACGCGCAATCCCGGCTGGGTTGCTCAGCCTTCGAACGACCAACCTCTACTTTTTCGGTTCGATTGTGCTGTTCTTCATTGCCGCCGGATTGCTGAATACCGTCACATTGCTCCTTGCTCCACTCGCGATTTTTATCACGGTCTTCTATTCTCGAACGAAGCGGTTTACCTGGCTCTGCCACTTCTGGCTGGGTATGTCGCTGGGAGTTGCCCCGGCGGCGGCGTGGATTGCTGTCACCGGAAAACTCGCCATCGTTCCGATCTTGCTATTCCTAACCGTCACATTTTGGACCGCGGGGTTTGACATTATTTATGCGCTTCAGGACGAGGAGTTCGACAAAAAGAACGGCCTCTACTCGGTTCCAGCCAAGTTCGGCAAAGTGAGGGCCCTTCAAATTTCGCGAGGCTCGCACGGTGCGAGTTTGTTCTTTCTCGGCTTAGCCCTGAGCATCTATGGAGTCGGATTCGTCGGTGTCCTGGCCGGAATTTTTGCCGCGGGAATGCTGATTTATGAGCAGAGCCTGGTGAAGCCGAACGACCTCAGCAAGGTCAATATGGCGTTTTTCACGCTCAACGGGTGCATTTCGGTAGGCGTCTTCTTGCTTCTGCTCGTAGATCATTTGGTTAAACGATGA